In one window of Episyrphus balteatus chromosome 3, idEpiBalt1.1, whole genome shotgun sequence DNA:
- the LOC129915592 gene encoding DNA-directed RNA polymerase III subunit RPC3: protein MFPNVKIIDITNVTNFTCGALQFCVKKMSINYGKLSSVIIKQCFGVTVQKVSDCLFDAISRSLSNIVKSTKLTRREVTNALAVLIKFQLVTFKPSDLNPTIAEYSIRRDEILYILRYSRYVHLAQTKYGTIGASIVEELLQSGSQTTSHVILRCFSNTDNKDKLETYRDSMITMIGDNYLIKLPLLQQQEGDSELIPKLHIEPYDVFIPPDIDLAAIQQLHSGQTVPLKDAGIYWQVNFARFHQDFRDTIMISAIERKHGASAGECFRYILKQMYERTDPWQKQSSNPFTFVEIKQAIEKKSNNLELMKYLDQYVMLIADDSLGFIRRIGEMGGGQYIVEMEHAFQQLALACIENVITERFGSKASRIFRVIKMKKFIEQEEIQKEAMIPAKEAKLLAYNLFQEQFTQIKTIRKAGGGGSGPAKAFYLFHVKHKQVVKMLLDICFKALFNAITRSNYEKSENKRLIEKSQKLDSIVETMKERGESEEYIAEILETLTPPEREILEKVKARIKTLSNAELALDDTIFLLQMYLFHSSVPKYTTTKTK from the exons ATGTTTCCAAATGTCAAAATAATTGACATTACAAATGTCACAAATTTCACGTGCGGTGCATTGCAATTTTGCG ttaaaaaaatgtctataaATTATGGTAAATTAAGTTCTGTTATAATAAAACAATGTTTCGGTGTAACCGTACAAAAAGTATCCGATTGTTTATTCGATGCAATCTCTCGGAGTCTATCGAACATTGTCAAGTCAACAAAATTAACACGAAGAgag GTAACAAATGCCCTCgctgttttaataaaatttcaattagtCACATTCAAACCATCCGACTTAAATCCAACTATCGCTGAATACTCAATTCGACGTGATGAAATTCTATATATTTTACGATATTCCCGATATGTTCATTTAGCTCAAACTAAGTACGGAACTATTGGAGCTTCCATAGTTGAAGAACTCCTTCAATCTGGCAGCCAAACTACTTCGCATGTTATTTTGAGATGCTTCTCAAACACTGACAACAAAGATAAACTCGAGACGTATCGTGATTCAATGATTACAATGATTGGTGACAATTATCTGATTAAATTGCCACTCCTTCAGCAACAGGAAGGTGATTCAGAGTTGATTCCTAAACTTCACATTGAGCCGTACGATGTCTTCATTCCTCCAGACATCGATTTGGCGGCAATTCAACAACTACACTCTGGACAAACGGTTCCACTTAAAGATGCTG GAATTTATTGGCAAGTAAACTTTGCTCGGTTCCATCAAGACTTCCGAGATACCATCATGATCTCGGCGATAGAACGCAAACACGGAGCCAGTGCTGGGGAATGCTTTAGATATATTCTGAAACAGATGTACGAAAGGACTGATCCATGGCAGAAGCAATCTTCAAATCCTTTTACGTTTGTCGAAATAAAACAAGCAATCGAGAAAAAGTCCAATAATTTGGAATTGATGAAGTATCTTGATCAATATGTTATGCTTATAG CTGATGATAGTTTAGGATTCATCAGGCGGATCGGTGAAATGGGTGGTGGTCAATATATTGTTGAGATGGAACATGCTTTTCAACAACTAGCCTTAGCTTGTATTGAGAATGTTATCACAGAGCGTTTTGGTTCGAAGGCCTCGAGAATATTTCGAGtgataaaaatgaagaaatttaTTGAACAAgaagaaatacaaaaagaagCTATGATTCCAGCAAAGGAAGCTAAACTTCTTGCTTACAATCTCTTTCAAGAACAATTCACACAAATTAAAACTATTCGGAAAGCAGGTGGTGGTGGAAGTGGACCAGCTAAGGCTTTCTATTTGTTTCATGTTAAGCATAAACAG GTGGTGAAAATGCTTCTTGATATATGTTTTAAAGCTTTGTTTAATGCGATAACTCGATCGAATTATGAAAAGTCTGAAAATAAGAGGCTTATAGAGAAATCACAAAAATTGGACAGCATTGTGGAAACTATGAAGGAACGAGGTGAATCGGAGGAATATATTGCAGAG attttagaAACATTAACACCTCCTGAACGAGAAATTCTCGAGAAAGTAAAAGCTCGCATAAAAACACTATCCAATGCTGAGCTGGCTCTTGACGACACAATCTTCTTATTGCAAATGTATCTATTTCATTCATCTGTGCCAAAATACACAACCaca